A portion of the Hydractinia symbiolongicarpus strain clone_291-10 chromosome 10, HSymV2.1, whole genome shotgun sequence genome contains these proteins:
- the LOC130612338 gene encoding methanethiol oxidase-like isoform X2 encodes MGGQESTPASGPGYATPADAIKAPVEKIVYFPCIPVDKDKPGYLVTADVDPKSPTFSQVIHRTYIPANGDELHHSGWNACSSCHCNKARSRNILVLPSINSAQVYMFDVGTDERAPKLKHVVTNEEMLEKANLTNLHTTHCLADGNIMISSMGDKDGNGKGSFALINGESFEVLGTWQKKGEETPFGYDFWYQPRHNVMVSSEWGAPKAFLHGFNPAHVAEGLYGHQIHIWDWKEKSYVKSIDLAPDGQIPLEIRFLHDPDSNIGFVGCALSGTVFRIYQDEKKEWQAEKVISVPAQKVEGWALPEMPSLITDILISMDDKYLFVSNWIQGDIRQYDITDTKNPKLVGQFYINGSLVSDGGVKVIEGDFKQPDPVFIKEKRIHGGPQMIQLSLDGKRLYVTTSLFSAWDRQFYPELTKNGSMLVQVDVDNVNGGLKLNPDLCIDLGVEPDGPAFAHEIRYPGGDCTSDIWL; translated from the exons ATGGGCGGACAAG AATCAACACCGGCAAGTGGTCCAGGTTATGCAACACCTGCTGATGCAATAAAAGCTCCAGTTGAGAAAATTGTTTATTTCCCATGCATTCCTGTTGACAAAGACAAGCCTGGTTATTTGGTTACTGCAGATGTGGATCCAAAATCACCAACATTCAGTCAG GTCATACACCGAACCTACATACCTGCCAATGGTGATGAATTACACCACAGTGGATGGAATGCATGCAGCAG CTGTCATTGTAATAAAGCAAGGTCAAGAAATATTTTAGTCCTGCCATCAATCAATTCTGCACAAGTTTACATGTTTGATGTGGGCACAGATGAGAGAGCACCAAAGTTAAAGCAT GTGGTAACGAATGAAGAAATGCTGGAAAAGGCAAACTTGACTAATCTTCACACAACGCATTGTCTTGCTGATGGAAATATTATGATTAGTAGTATGGGTGACAAAGATGGAAATGGCAAAG GTAGCTTTGCACTGATAAATGGCGAATCATTTGAAGTTCTTGGAACATGGCAAAAGAAAGGTGAAGAAACTCCTTTTGGGTATGACTTCTGGTATCAACCGCGTCATAATGTTATGGTTAGCTCGGAATGGGGAGCACCGAAGGCGTTTTTGCATGGCTTTAACCCAGCCCATGTTGCTGAAG GCTTATACGGTCACCAAATTCACATTTGGGATTGGAAGGAGAAAAGCTACGTCAAGTCAATTGATCTTGCGCCAGACGGACAAATTCCTTTGGAAATCCGATTCCTTCATGATCCAGATTCAAACATTGGTTTTGTAGGATGTGCTTTAAGCGGGACTGTATTTAGAATTTATCAAGATGAG AAAAAAGAATGGCAGGCCGAAAAAGTAATATCAGTCCCTGCACAGAAGGTAGAAGGCTGGGCACTACCCGAAATGCCTT CGTTGATCACGGATATTTTGATTTCAATGGACGACAAATACTTATTTGTAAGCAACTGGATACAAGGTGATATACGACAGTACGACATCACCGACACAAAAAATCCAAAACTTGTTGGGCAG TTTTACATTAACGGTAGTCTAGTGAGTGATGGTGGTGTGAAGGTTATTGAGGGGGATTTCAAACAGCCAGACCCTGTGTTCATCAAAGAAAAACGCATCCATGGCGGTCCGCAAATGATACAGCTTAGTCTGGACGGAAAACGTCTTTATGTGACAACTTCGTTGTTCTCGGCATGGGATCGACAATTTTATCCGGAATTAACTAA AAATGGTTCGATGTTGGTGCAAGTTGATGTAGACAATGTGAACGGTGGCTTAAAATTGAACCCGGATTTGTGCATCGATCTAGGCGTGGAACCTGATGGACCAGCTTTTGCTCATGAAATTCGCTATCCTGGTGGTGACTGCACTTCAGATATTTGGttgtaa
- the LOC130612338 gene encoding methanethiol oxidase-like isoform X1: MEGNNAYYREKESTPASGPGYATPADAIKAPVEKIVYFPCIPVDKDKPGYLVTADVDPKSPTFSQVIHRTYIPANGDELHHSGWNACSSCHCNKARSRNILVLPSINSAQVYMFDVGTDERAPKLKHVVTNEEMLEKANLTNLHTTHCLADGNIMISSMGDKDGNGKGSFALINGESFEVLGTWQKKGEETPFGYDFWYQPRHNVMVSSEWGAPKAFLHGFNPAHVAEGLYGHQIHIWDWKEKSYVKSIDLAPDGQIPLEIRFLHDPDSNIGFVGCALSGTVFRIYQDEKKEWQAEKVISVPAQKVEGWALPEMPSLITDILISMDDKYLFVSNWIQGDIRQYDITDTKNPKLVGQFYINGSLVSDGGVKVIEGDFKQPDPVFIKEKRIHGGPQMIQLSLDGKRLYVTTSLFSAWDRQFYPELTKNGSMLVQVDVDNVNGGLKLNPDLCIDLGVEPDGPAFAHEIRYPGGDCTSDIWL, translated from the exons ATGGAGGGGAATAATGCATACTATAGAGAAAAAG AATCAACACCGGCAAGTGGTCCAGGTTATGCAACACCTGCTGATGCAATAAAAGCTCCAGTTGAGAAAATTGTTTATTTCCCATGCATTCCTGTTGACAAAGACAAGCCTGGTTATTTGGTTACTGCAGATGTGGATCCAAAATCACCAACATTCAGTCAG GTCATACACCGAACCTACATACCTGCCAATGGTGATGAATTACACCACAGTGGATGGAATGCATGCAGCAG CTGTCATTGTAATAAAGCAAGGTCAAGAAATATTTTAGTCCTGCCATCAATCAATTCTGCACAAGTTTACATGTTTGATGTGGGCACAGATGAGAGAGCACCAAAGTTAAAGCAT GTGGTAACGAATGAAGAAATGCTGGAAAAGGCAAACTTGACTAATCTTCACACAACGCATTGTCTTGCTGATGGAAATATTATGATTAGTAGTATGGGTGACAAAGATGGAAATGGCAAAG GTAGCTTTGCACTGATAAATGGCGAATCATTTGAAGTTCTTGGAACATGGCAAAAGAAAGGTGAAGAAACTCCTTTTGGGTATGACTTCTGGTATCAACCGCGTCATAATGTTATGGTTAGCTCGGAATGGGGAGCACCGAAGGCGTTTTTGCATGGCTTTAACCCAGCCCATGTTGCTGAAG GCTTATACGGTCACCAAATTCACATTTGGGATTGGAAGGAGAAAAGCTACGTCAAGTCAATTGATCTTGCGCCAGACGGACAAATTCCTTTGGAAATCCGATTCCTTCATGATCCAGATTCAAACATTGGTTTTGTAGGATGTGCTTTAAGCGGGACTGTATTTAGAATTTATCAAGATGAG AAAAAAGAATGGCAGGCCGAAAAAGTAATATCAGTCCCTGCACAGAAGGTAGAAGGCTGGGCACTACCCGAAATGCCTT CGTTGATCACGGATATTTTGATTTCAATGGACGACAAATACTTATTTGTAAGCAACTGGATACAAGGTGATATACGACAGTACGACATCACCGACACAAAAAATCCAAAACTTGTTGGGCAG TTTTACATTAACGGTAGTCTAGTGAGTGATGGTGGTGTGAAGGTTATTGAGGGGGATTTCAAACAGCCAGACCCTGTGTTCATCAAAGAAAAACGCATCCATGGCGGTCCGCAAATGATACAGCTTAGTCTGGACGGAAAACGTCTTTATGTGACAACTTCGTTGTTCTCGGCATGGGATCGACAATTTTATCCGGAATTAACTAA AAATGGTTCGATGTTGGTGCAAGTTGATGTAGACAATGTGAACGGTGGCTTAAAATTGAACCCGGATTTGTGCATCGATCTAGGCGTGGAACCTGATGGACCAGCTTTTGCTCATGAAATTCGCTATCCTGGTGGTGACTGCACTTCAGATATTTGGttgtaa
- the LOC130612324 gene encoding methanethiol oxidase-like isoform X1, whose amino-acid sequence MEGNNAYYREKESTPASGPGYATPADAIKAPVEKIVYFPCIPVDKDKPGYLVTADVDPKSPTFSQVIHRTYIPANGDELHHSGWNACSRFSLFLFLIQSTYLTDHLKTFLLQSQ is encoded by the exons AATCAACACCGGCAAGTGGTCCAGGTTATGCAACACCTGCTGATGCAATAAAAGCTCCAGTTGAGAAAATTGTTTATTTCCCATGCATTCCTGTTGACAAAGACAAGCCTGGTTATTTGGTTACTGCAGATGTGGATCCAAAATCACCAACATTCAGTCAG GTCATACACCGAACCTACATACCTGCCAATGGTGATGAATTACACCACAGTGGATGGAATGCATGCAGCAGGTtttctctctttctttttttaatacagTCAACTTACCTTACTGATCACCTTAAGACCTTTTTGCTGCAGTCACAATAG
- the LOC130612324 gene encoding methanethiol oxidase-like isoform X2, with amino-acid sequence MGGQESTPASGPGYATPADAIKAPVEKIVYFPCIPVDKDKPGYLVTADVDPKSPTFSQVIHRTYIPANGDELHHSGWNACSRFSLFLFLIQSTYLTDHLKTFLLQSQ; translated from the exons AATCAACACCGGCAAGTGGTCCAGGTTATGCAACACCTGCTGATGCAATAAAAGCTCCAGTTGAGAAAATTGTTTATTTCCCATGCATTCCTGTTGACAAAGACAAGCCTGGTTATTTGGTTACTGCAGATGTGGATCCAAAATCACCAACATTCAGTCAG GTCATACACCGAACCTACATACCTGCCAATGGTGATGAATTACACCACAGTGGATGGAATGCATGCAGCAGGTtttctctctttctttttttaatacagTCAACTTACCTTACTGATCACCTTAAGACCTTTTTGCTGCAGTCACAATAG